From Nitrospirota bacterium, a single genomic window includes:
- a CDS encoding ubiquitin-like protein Pup, with translation MGYQEKEKKRSKEKTEKPVEANPEVIEKGKQIKKDVDELLDKIDDVLEENAEEFVKNYVQKGGE, from the coding sequence ATGGGCTATCAGGAAAAGGAAAAGAAAAGATCTAAGGAAAAAACAGAAAAACCTGTTGAGGCCAATCCGGAGGTAATAGAAAAGGGGAAACAGATCAAGAAGGATGTAGATGAACTTCTTGACAAGATAGATGATGTATTGGAGGAGAATGCTGAAGAGTTTGTTAAAAACTACGTTCAAAAAGGCGGGGAATAA
- a CDS encoding proteasome accessory factor PafA2, giving the protein MSTKQVIGTETEFGITSRNTDGFDPVSASIFLINHLRPFSSLKILWDYENEDPLVDARGFTVNGERERPAQDANLNLNKPLENGGRLYIDGAHPEYSTPECVNPKDVVTYEKAGEYLMQVCIENANRVRKEEDKLFVYKNNTDGKGNSYGYHENYLMLRSTPFEKIVRNLTPFLVTRQIYAGSGKVGTDNKTDPADFQISQRADFFETLIDLNTMAKRPIINSRDEPHSDPSVFRRLHVIVGDANMAEYSTYLKVGTAALVLQLVDNNIDVPGVELENPLEAIKSVSRDLSLKKTIAMKNGKRLTPIEIQRIYLEHAYKYFSSRESEPFIYEVMRNWEETLNILEKNPAELNTKIDWLIKYQMINTYREKRDYKWDNPRLAMMDLQYHDLNPGKGLYYTLKKDGYVDPFVSEGAVMLARDIPPKDTRAFFRGTCIKKFPKEVYATSWSSVLFDIGNFTIKRVPLLNPLRGTEALVGDIFTRSETAEELLKNLSA; this is encoded by the coding sequence CACCTGCGGCCATTTTCTTCCCTGAAGATTTTATGGGATTATGAAAATGAAGATCCGCTTGTAGATGCAAGGGGGTTTACTGTAAATGGAGAAAGGGAAAGACCTGCACAGGATGCGAACCTGAACCTGAATAAACCGCTTGAGAACGGCGGACGATTGTATATTGACGGTGCGCATCCGGAATATTCCACGCCTGAGTGTGTGAACCCGAAAGATGTTGTGACTTATGAAAAGGCAGGAGAATATCTGATGCAGGTTTGTATTGAAAATGCCAACAGGGTGAGGAAGGAGGAAGACAAACTCTTTGTATATAAAAACAACACAGACGGCAAGGGAAATAGTTACGGGTATCATGAAAATTACTTGATGCTGAGAAGTACGCCGTTTGAAAAGATTGTCCGGAACCTGACGCCGTTTCTTGTTACAAGACAGATTTATGCAGGTTCGGGTAAGGTCGGGACAGACAATAAAACAGACCCTGCGGATTTCCAGATATCACAGAGGGCAGATTTTTTCGAGACACTGATTGACCTTAATACAATGGCCAAACGGCCCATTATAAATTCCCGTGATGAACCCCACTCTGACCCGAGTGTATTCAGGCGTCTTCATGTTATTGTCGGTGATGCTAACATGGCAGAGTACTCAACATACTTAAAGGTCGGGACAGCGGCGTTGGTGCTTCAACTCGTAGATAATAATATTGATGTTCCCGGGGTGGAACTTGAAAATCCGCTTGAGGCAATAAAGTCTGTATCACGAGACTTGTCACTTAAAAAGACTATCGCCATGAAAAATGGAAAGAGGTTGACTCCGATTGAGATACAGCGGATTTATTTGGAACATGCATATAAATATTTCTCAAGCAGGGAGAGCGAGCCATTTATATATGAGGTAATGCGTAACTGGGAAGAGACATTAAATATACTTGAAAAAAACCCGGCAGAATTGAACACAAAGATTGACTGGTTGATAAAATATCAGATGATTAATACTTACCGTGAAAAAAGGGATTACAAATGGGATAATCCAAGGCTTGCGATGATGGACTTGCAGTATCACGACCTTAATCCCGGTAAGGGGCTTTATTATACCCTGAAAAAGGATGGTTATGTTGACCCATTTGTGTCGGAAGGGGCGGTTATGCTTGCGAGAGACATCCCGCCAAAGGATACAAGGGCATTTTTCAGGGGTACATGTATTAAGAAGTTTCCAAAAGAGGTTTATGCGACGAGTTGGAGCTCTGTATTGTTTGACATCGGTAACTTTACGATTAAACGGGTACCTTTGTTAAACCCCCTGAGAGGGACAGAGGCACTTGTGGGTGATATATTCACCAGGTCTGAAACAGCGGAAGAACTCTTAAAAAATCTTTCCGCATAA